A stretch of Pseudolysobacter antarcticus DNA encodes these proteins:
- a CDS encoding LacI family DNA-binding transcriptional regulator codes for MLKRLAAQRKVTLLDIAHGCGVSRATVSLVLQNSPLVHVATRARVKAEIVRQCYVYNRAAANLRQRTSSSVALVINDLSNPFFAEFAAGVDEALGTVGCVTLLGSTGESVARQNAVLASLIEYAPAGIILCPAEGSDGAAISRIVGAHTPLLVFNRELPDGDWDVLALDNHNGARTATEHLLALGHRRIAFFGGHRDSSSCRERREGYSAAMSAAGIPLQPQWLIETSPTRLEAARQAGALFVRDPAPTAAICYNDAVALGLQLGLAARGRRPGHDFALVGFDDIPEAAATLPSLSTIATDPRARGRQAAERILARVHDPAISPTRTIAPMQLVVRESSGPAINTNGNRHE; via the coding sequence ATGCTAAAACGTCTCGCTGCCCAGCGCAAAGTGACCTTGCTCGATATCGCGCATGGTTGCGGCGTTTCGCGTGCCACCGTGTCGCTGGTATTGCAAAACAGCCCGCTCGTGCATGTCGCTACGCGTGCGCGCGTCAAGGCCGAAATCGTCCGCCAATGTTATGTCTACAACCGCGCGGCGGCGAATCTGCGCCAGCGCACGTCGTCGAGCGTTGCGCTGGTGATCAACGATCTGTCGAATCCGTTTTTTGCCGAGTTCGCCGCGGGTGTCGACGAGGCGCTCGGTACGGTCGGTTGCGTCACCTTGCTTGGCAGCACCGGCGAATCAGTCGCGCGACAGAATGCGGTGCTGGCGTCGCTGATCGAATATGCGCCGGCCGGAATCATCCTCTGCCCCGCCGAAGGCAGCGACGGTGCGGCGATTTCGCGCATCGTCGGGGCGCACACGCCGCTGCTCGTATTCAATCGCGAATTGCCGGATGGTGATTGGGATGTGCTCGCGCTCGACAATCACAACGGCGCGCGCACCGCCACCGAACATCTGCTCGCGCTCGGTCATCGTCGAATCGCATTTTTCGGCGGTCATCGCGATTCCAGCTCGTGCCGCGAACGTCGCGAAGGCTACAGCGCCGCGATGAGCGCCGCCGGTATTCCGCTACAACCACAGTGGCTGATCGAAACCTCCCCGACGCGGCTCGAAGCCGCGCGCCAGGCCGGTGCTTTGTTCGTGCGCGATCCTGCGCCGACCGCCGCGATTTGTTACAACGATGCCGTCGCGCTCGGTTTGCAACTCGGCCTCGCCGCACGAGGACGCCGCCCCGGCCACGATTTTGCGCTGGTCGGATTCGATGATATTCCCGAAGCCGCCGCGACCTTGCCATCGCTCAGCACCATCGCCACCGATCCGCGCGCGCGCGGTCGCCAAGCCGCCGAACGCATTCTTGCGCGCGTGCACGATCCTGCCATTTCGCCCACCCGCACGATCGCACCGATGCAACTTGTCGTGCGCGAAAGCAGCGGTCCAGCCATCAATACCAACGGAAATCGACATGAATAA